Genomic segment of Candidatus Firestonebacteria bacterium RIFOXYD2_FULL_39_29:
CACCCGCTTTGATCTTTACTTTTTCTTCAATCTCCAGAGCAACTTTGGGATTGGCTTTCAGGTATTCTCTTACATTATCTTTACCCTGTCCGACCCTGTCCGCTCCGTAGTTAAACCACGATCCGCTCTTTTCAATAACGCCGAAATTTACAGCCGCTTCTATCAGACTGCTTTCTTTGGAAATACCCTGGCCAAAGAATATCTCTACTTCTGCCTCTCTAAACGGCGGAGCTACTTTATTTTTGACAATTTTTACTCTTACTCTATTGCCTATGTTATCCGTACCGTTTTTAATGGACTCTATACGTCTCATATCTATTCTTACGGAAGAGTAAAATTTTAACGCGCGCCCTCCGGGAGTAGTCTCCGGACTTCCGAACATCACACCTATCTTTTCTCTTATCTGGTTAATAAATATTGCGCAAGTCTTGGTTTTACTTATTACCGAAGTAAGCTTCCTGAGAGCCTGGGACATAAGTCTTGCCTGAAGACCCATATGAGAGTCTCCCATCTCTCCTTCAATTTCCGCCCTCGGGGAAAGCGCCGCGACAGAATCAAGAACAACGACATCCACGCCCCCGCTGCTTACCAGGGTGTCGACAATTTCAAGCGCCTGTTCCGCGCTATCCGGCTGTGAAACAAGTAAATTGTCAAGATCCACTCCAAGTTTTTTCGCATATACCGGATCCAGAGCGTGTTCTACATCTATAAACGCCGCCGTGCCTCCCGTCTTTTGCGCTTCCGCTATGATCTGAAGCGACAGAGTAGTTTTACCACATGATTCAGGACCAAATATTTCAATGACCCTTCCCCTTGGAACTCCGCCGATACCGATAGCAAGATCGACCGCTATCGAACCGGTAGGTATTACCTTTATATCCTTTACCGTTGCCATATCACCAAGACGCATTATGGCTCCCTTTCCAAACTGCTTCTCGATGTGCAGCAACGCCAAATCTATTGCTCTATCCTTTTCATTACTCATTTTACTATGTCCTCCCCCTTGAATTTATTACAGGTATTATTATACAAACATTAACTCTGTAAGTAAAGATTTTTAGTAGCTCCATAATAACCTATCAGTCACTAAGGTAGGCGCAAGGCTTTAGCCTGCGAAAACAACGCAACCTAAAAGCTGCGGCTACCACAAAATGATTGTTTAAACTTTCGGTATAACAAGTACAACGATACCTTGAATTACCAGGTTTTCAGTGAGAATAATCCTTTTATTATCAGGATCAGTCGAATGCGGCTTTAAAACTATAATATTACCGACTTTTCGGTACTCCTTGACAGTAGCTTCATCATTTACCAGAGCAACAACAATATCCCCGTTGTTTGCCGTAGATTGCACCCTGACCAGAAGCAGATCTCCCTCTTCGATGTCTTTCTTATTCATACTCGTACCCTTTGCCCGGAGCAAAAAGTACTTATACGGCGGTTTTGCAATGTTTGTATCTATCGGTATTCTCTCAAGAATATTCTCTTCTGCCAGCATCGGCACCCCGCAGGCAACAACGCCAAGAAGCGGAATATCTATGGTTTTACTGCTGTTTTTATCCCATTTGTCCAGCTCGTTCACTTTCAAGTCCCCTGCGTCATTTCTCTCAATAAGCCCCTTCCTTTTGAGGCGTTCCAATAGTACGGTTATTGAGCGAGGCGACTTGTACTCAAGTGATTTCTGCAGATCACGGATAGAAGGAGAGTACCCCTTCTGCATAAACCAGTTCCGGATCTCTGTCAGCAGTTTTATCTCTTTTCGTGCAAGTGTATGCTTGTTCATATAAGAAGTATACATTATGTGGGCAGTTTTGTCAAGAGCAAACATACGCTTGCTGATGACACAGATGGATAAAGAGATGGCACAGATTGAGTATGAACCTCTCCGAGCTTATCCGCCTAAAAGACTGGCGGATCTCTCGACGATCCGCCTTACATAATTGGCGGGCAGGCTGCTCAGGATTTTCTTTGGCATAACGTCATAAAAAAGGCCGTCAGTTAAGACGACCCATATTAAGTCAAAGCTTCGGATGATAACTCTGCCTCTAAGCATCAAACGTTCCGAGTTTCTTACTCCCCGAGGCTAGCTATCTTGTTTTTCCGTTTTTTAAATATATTTTACAAGAGCCTTTCTCCAACTAAACTGCTTCAGTGTATGATTTGAAATCCTCATATTTTGCGCTTATTTCTTCTTCGGCATTTTCCAGAATCAGCGCAAGTCTGTTAAAAAACTTTGCAGCAGGCGCACCCGCCATAATTCTACGGTCAAAAACTATTATTAACGGCATGGTCTTTCGAACTGCTAACTCCCCTTTAACAACAAACGGTCTTTCTTTAATCCATCCGAAAGAGACTGTAAGAGGCCAGAGCATATCCGCCACTAAAAAATCTATACCATACTTGGCCGGTGAATTGACAAAGCACGCGCCGCCCCTGTGCTTCAGCCACAAACTTGGTGAATATTTAGGCATACGGAGAATCCATTTACTCAAAAATACCGGCAGGCGGCTGAGCAATGTATGAAAAAGACTCCAGCGCTCTGTACTTTCTGATTTTACATCTGCAAATCCCTTTAATTCCTGCGTTACCGCATCAAGTGTTTTTTTATTGCTATCATAAATTGTTTCAACAACCACGACCGCCTCTGCGTCAGGAACATTTCTTTCAACTGCTACGGCAATATCATAACTATTAAATTGCACCAGCCGTTTAAAAAATGACGGGCCAAATATTCCCCTGTTCGTATAGGGAAATTCAGAAAGAGCAATAGCAGCAGCTTTTACAATTATGGCGGTGAAAGACGGTTTTACCCCTGACGTTTGCAAAAGCTTTTCGCGAAGTTTTTCCATTGCTGATGCGTCTATTTCTCTGACAAAAGTTACTTTATTTCTTGGCTGCATTTCCTCGTTTAGAGTCCAGAAAGACTGCAGAATTCTATTACTGCGAAACACACTGAACGGCTTCTCTTTTTTTGCTTTGGATGTATTCATTTTTCTCCTGATTTTCCGCATTTTCCGTAGTCTCAGAATTACAGTTTTCTAATATATCAGCAGCTTTTTCTGCCGGAGTATAGGTCTTTATAATCTTTTGAATAGCAATTGCGTTCCGGTGGAAAGATTTTTCTCCGATAATCTCCTTCGACATCTCAATTAATATTTAAGGATTTTTTAAAAGTTTCTGTCAAGTCAGTGTTTTCCCTACTCCAAACTCCTCAAATCTACGCATGATAAATGCTTGATCCGGGATAGCCAGAATACCAATTATCGGTTTGCTCATGCCTTTGATTCCAAAAACATTCATACCGTTACTGACATTCTCTACAAAATCAGAACTCTCAATAACATCATTGCTGCTAACCAGATATCTAATCATCCTGTTGCTTTCATCATATGCCAATTTGAATGATTCTTTCATAATTTCAGCCTAAATTTTAACAAAGAACAGAAAATTAATCATTGTAACGCCTGTACTGATAATACTGCACTAGATCCTGCCTTCTTTAACCAACCAATCGTAGCAGTCCTTAACCATAGTGGACAAGTCACGGGACTCGTATCCAAGTTCCTCCTTGGCTTTTTTCTTGTCACAGAAGTCCACGTCAGGCGAATCCCCCAATAATCCTATCAGTTCCGGTGTCAGTTCCGGTTTTTTACCCGTAAACATGGAGGCAATCCACATTGCATATGAAGCCACTTTTAATATAGGCAATGACAAGGTCGTCGTCGGCGGCGGAGCGCCGACCGCTTTTGCTATCCTTTGAAAGGCATCCAGCCAGGTCGTATATGTCCCGCCAAGGACATATCTTTCCGAACATTGTCCCCTTTCAAAAGCTTGAATGTGAGCCCGCGCAATATCCGCAGCATGACAGAAAGCAATATGACCTGGTAAAGCAGCCTTAAGCCTTCCCGACTTCAGATTGCTAAAAAACTTGCTATAGTTATTATAATCGTATGCTCCTATCACAATAATAGGGTGAAGTGTGACTGCACACAGCCCCTGTTCAACTCCCTTGTGAACTTCAATTTCCGATAGTCTCTTGGTCCTTATATATCCATTGGCAATCCCGTTGGCAAGACGCTCATCTGTAAATTGACAACCATTGGTCGCGCCGGTAGAAGTGAAAATAAATTTCTTCACTTTTTTTGCCAGAGATGCCTGCACTAAGTTGCGTGTTGCAATAACATTATCTTTATATTGCTGCTCGCGCTCAGCGGGCCAATGGGATGTATTCGCTGCAACATGAAAAACAGCATCCGTATTCGCTTTTAAACTGTTCAGCGTTGATACCGGATCATGGAGGTCAACCTCTTGGAATCGCACCTTGCACCCTTTCAGCCGGGAAAGATCCGAGGTTCGACGGTGAAGAACAACGACATTCCAGCCGGCGCACAAGAGTTCGTCCACAAGATTTCGACCGACACAACCGGTTGCACCCGTAATATATCCAACTCTCATCTCTTCTTTTCCTTTACTATGTCATTCAAGGACATATCAAGCTGCGCAAGCGTCCGGGTAATCTCTTTGTCGAAAATCCCATTATGCGTTGCAAACTCGAGCAACTCAAAAACATGAAGCCAGGTATTCCGGTCTGTTTTTCCTTCCCTGACGAGTTGCGCGAATTCTGGCTCAAAACTGCAATAGCCGAGGTTCATAACATCAATCGCCGACATTGTCAGAATCAGGGTATTATTGCTGACAATTGGACTATCGCTTCCCTTTGGCAGCAAATCAGTCGAACGCACGACTCGCCTAATCTCCTGCTCATTTGTTCTCCAAACGGCCAGCGGAAAAACAATATGGGGCGCCGAATCTTTTACGATCTCGAAATCATCATTACCGCATATCCTTTGCACCTGCACCCACGACAAGCCGCCTATCACAAGAGGGACACCCATATTTTTTGCCATTCTTTGTCCAATATTAAAGATCAAATCGCCATCAGCGAAATCAACGATACCGTAGCTTCCTCGCCCCTTCAGGTCAAGAAATGCCTGGCGTAGTACCTTTGCAAATTCATTGATGCAATCGTTTGCAATGATCAAATCGGTCTTTAACTTCTCCGCCACACGCACCGCGCTGCTCATCGCTATTGTACTCATAAAACCGTTATTGACCGTGACGCAGAGCAA
This window contains:
- a CDS encoding recombinase RecA is translated as MSNEKDRAIDLALLHIEKQFGKGAIMRLGDMATVKDIKVIPTGSIAVDLAIGIGGVPRGRVIEIFGPESCGKTTLSLQIIAEAQKTGGTAAFIDVEHALDPVYAKKLGVDLDNLLVSQPDSAEQALEIVDTLVSSGGVDVVVLDSVAALSPRAEIEGEMGDSHMGLQARLMSQALRKLTSVISKTKTCAIFINQIREKIGVMFGSPETTPGGRALKFYSSVRIDMRRIESIKNGTDNIGNRVRVKIVKNKVAPPFREAEVEIFFGQGISKESSLIEAAVNFGVIEKSGSWFNYGADRVGQGKDNVREYLKANPKVALEIEEKVKIKAGVIDAKPADKNECKPEVKIAGEKAANVKPEGAKVKVK
- a CDS encoding repressor LexA, which translates into the protein MQKGYSPSIRDLQKSLEYKSPRSITVLLERLKRKGLIERNDAGDLKVNELDKWDKNSSKTIDIPLLGVVACGVPMLAEENILERIPIDTNIAKPPYKYFLLRAKGTSMNKKDIEEGDLLLVRVQSTANNGDIVVALVNDEATVKEYRKVGNIIVLKPHSTDPDNKRIILTENLVIQGIVVLVIPKV
- a CDS encoding dehydrogenase, whose protein sequence is MNTSKAKKEKPFSVFRSNRILQSFWTLNEEMQPRNKVTFVREIDASAMEKLREKLLQTSGVKPSFTAIIVKAAAIALSEFPYTNRGIFGPSFFKRLVQFNSYDIAVAVERNVPDAEAVVVVETIYDSNKKTLDAVTQELKGFADVKSESTERWSLFHTLLSRLPVFLSKWILRMPKYSPSLWLKHRGGACFVNSPAKYGIDFLVADMLWPLTVSFGWIKERPFVVKGELAVRKTMPLIIVFDRRIMAGAPAAKFFNRLALILENAEEEISAKYEDFKSYTEAV